From Pseudovibrio sp. Tun.PSC04-5.I4, a single genomic window includes:
- a CDS encoding class I SAM-dependent methyltransferase, which produces MEDTSSNWDCEYHEGRWHFLNDIKEAARYGILSAWLSQCDATDKVLDVGCGEAIFYHYLKRLGLKHYCGVDLSEAALARAKVDPNHAELIKSDLESYTCKPDQRYSAIIFNEVLYFCENPETLLKKYASYLSKNGVIAISMYAPDRETSGANKSIKKVWQETDNSKQWRVLDDLELKSSAKNVGWKLRLVQPIKISD; this is translated from the coding sequence ATGGAAGATACTTCCAGCAATTGGGATTGTGAATATCATGAAGGCCGTTGGCATTTTCTCAATGATATTAAGGAGGCCGCCCGTTACGGTATTCTCTCTGCATGGCTCAGCCAATGCGATGCGACGGATAAAGTGCTGGATGTCGGGTGCGGTGAAGCCATTTTCTATCATTATCTCAAGAGGTTAGGGCTTAAACATTATTGCGGTGTTGATCTTTCCGAAGCTGCTTTAGCAAGGGCGAAGGTTGACCCAAACCACGCAGAGCTCATTAAATCAGATCTTGAAAGTTACACCTGCAAACCCGATCAGCGATATTCTGCTATTATTTTCAATGAGGTACTCTATTTCTGCGAGAATCCTGAAACATTGCTGAAGAAGTATGCAAGCTACTTATCGAAAAACGGTGTGATCGCAATCTCAATGTATGCACCGGACCGGGAAACATCAGGCGCAAACAAGTCCATCAAAAAAGTATGGCAGGAAACTGATAATTCAAAACAATGGCGTGTACTGGATGATCTTGAATTGAAGTCTTCAGCGAAGAATGTCGGATGGAAACTGCGATTGGTCCAACCCATTAAGATATCTGATTAA